From the genome of Mycoplasma putrefaciens KS1, one region includes:
- the trpS gene encoding tryptophan--tRNA ligase, with the protein MHAKQKMVSGITPSGTMTLGNYLGVVKRFIEFQKEHDLYIFIANLHAITLPQNKEELRKNTKEIAALYFACGLDINKSTIFLQSDVKEHSQLGWILITHTTMGELSRMTQFKDKSLKANTDNKAYIPVGLFAYPALMAADILLYDADFVPIGIDQKQHLELTRDLAIRVNNKYGEVFKIPEPLINTNTSKIMDLQDPTKKMSKSSDNPKSIITMLDSTDQIKAKIKAAVTDSENLIKYDPVNKPGVSNLITIYCELTNTSIAEAEKRWTNKNYKDLKDDVTQVLIELIDPIQKRFKELYNSKQVEQWLEQGAIRAQKIAYKKVQKVQNLIGLNYNRK; encoded by the coding sequence ATGCACGCTAAGCAGAAAATGGTATCTGGAATAACACCTAGCGGAACTATGACTTTAGGAAACTATCTAGGTGTTGTTAAACGTTTTATCGAGTTTCAAAAAGAGCATGATTTATATATTTTTATTGCTAATTTACATGCAATAACACTACCTCAAAATAAAGAAGAACTAAGAAAGAACACTAAAGAAATCGCTGCTTTATATTTTGCTTGTGGTTTAGATATTAATAAATCCACTATTTTTTTACAATCAGATGTTAAAGAACACTCTCAGTTAGGTTGAATTTTAATAACTCACACCACTATGGGTGAGCTTTCAAGAATGACTCAGTTCAAAGATAAATCACTTAAAGCTAATACTGATAATAAGGCTTATATTCCTGTTGGATTATTTGCCTATCCTGCGTTAATGGCTGCTGATATTTTATTATATGATGCAGATTTTGTACCAATCGGAATCGATCAAAAACAACATCTTGAACTAACAAGAGATTTGGCAATTAGAGTTAATAACAAATATGGTGAGGTTTTTAAAATTCCTGAACCACTGATAAATACAAATACTAGTAAAATTATGGATTTACAAGATCCAACTAAAAAAATGAGTAAATCAAGTGATAATCCTAAATCTATTATTACAATGTTAGATTCAACAGATCAAATTAAAGCAAAAATCAAAGCAGCGGTTACTGATTCAGAAAATCTAATTAAATATGATCCAGTTAATAAGCCAGGAGTAAGTAATTTGATCACAATTTATTGTGAACTAACTAACACAAGTATCGCTGAAGCTGAAAAACGTTGAACAAATAAAAATTATAAAGATCTAAAAGATGATGTAACTCAAGTTTTGATTGAGTTAATTGATCCTATTCAAAAGCGTTTTAAAGAACTGTATAACTCAAAACAAGTTGAGCAGTGATTAGAACAAGGCGCTATCAGAGCACAAAAAATTGCTTATAAAAAAGTACAAAAAGTACAAAACCTAATTGGGTTAAACTATAACAGAAAATAA
- the trmFO gene encoding methylenetetrahydrofolate--tRNA-(uracil(54)-C(5))-methyltransferase (FADH(2)-oxidizing) TrmFO, with amino-acid sequence MKTVRVIGAGLSGCEAAYQLLKRNYFVELYEVKTIKKNPIQTNDLFANLAYSDSFRSTKLTDAVGTLHCEMQLLDSLIIKNANKAATSTTSSLVLDRNKFQSYITNYLKSQPNLKIIEAEYFEIDSDIPTIIATGPIPTTNLEKAIEKLVGKNNFYLFDAVEPMILKSSIDLKNVYQQNNDLYCLLNKQQFDKIYDQLINAEIFISPLTDEIKMVHDHGFNAIETIAKKDKKLLLNTIFKAKQDSYAAVRLVQDSVRKDIYNLVGFCSSIKWPEQEKIIKNISGLANAKILRYAVMHKNDYINTAKVLNLGFQLKTHPKIFFAGQLTGVDGYVESAATAIIAAINLDRYLNKQKPLVPNINSTIGALCNYLNKTTDEIFQPIKINWALVGNKVKDLNSEKAKLKLSIKAQKAIQKYIKDINKNKSL; translated from the coding sequence ATGAAAACAGTTAGAGTTATTGGAGCTGGATTAAGTGGTTGTGAGGCTGCTTATCAATTATTAAAAAGAAATTATTTTGTTGAATTATACGAAGTTAAGACTATTAAAAAAAATCCTATTCAAACTAATGATCTTTTTGCTAATCTTGCTTATTCTGATTCTTTTAGATCTACTAAGTTAACTGATGCTGTAGGAACATTGCATTGTGAAATGCAACTATTAGACTCTTTAATTATCAAAAATGCTAACAAGGCTGCAACTAGCACAACTAGTTCACTAGTATTAGATAGAAATAAATTTCAAAGTTATATTACCAATTATTTAAAAAGTCAACCAAATTTAAAAATTATAGAAGCTGAATATTTTGAAATTGATTCAGACATTCCTACTATTATTGCTACAGGACCAATTCCTACTACCAATTTAGAAAAAGCAATTGAAAAATTAGTTGGTAAAAATAATTTTTACTTATTTGATGCAGTTGAACCTATGATTTTAAAATCATCAATAGATTTAAAGAATGTTTATCAACAAAATAATGATCTTTATTGTTTATTAAACAAGCAACAATTTGACAAAATCTATGATCAGTTAATTAATGCTGAAATTTTTATTTCACCTTTAACTGATGAAATCAAAATGGTTCATGATCATGGTTTTAATGCAATTGAAACAATTGCAAAAAAAGATAAAAAATTATTATTAAATACTATTTTTAAAGCAAAACAAGATAGTTATGCTGCTGTTAGACTAGTACAAGACAGTGTAAGAAAAGATATTTATAATCTAGTGGGTTTTTGCTCAAGCATTAAATGACCAGAACAAGAAAAAATCATTAAAAATATTTCAGGATTAGCAAATGCTAAAATTCTTAGATATGCAGTTATGCATAAAAATGACTATATAAACACTGCTAAAGTTCTTAATTTAGGCTTTCAACTAAAAACTCATCCTAAGATCTTTTTTGCAGGACAACTAACAGGTGTTGATGGTTATGTTGAATCAGCAGCAACCGCAATTATTGCAGCAATCAATCTTGACAGATATCTAAATAAGCAAAAACCATTAGTTCCTAATATCAATTCAACCATTGGAGCGTTATGTAATTATTTAAATAAAACTACAGATGAAATCTTTCAACCTATAAAAATAAATTGAGCACTTGTTGGCAATAAAGTTAAAGATCTAAATTCAGAAAAAGCCAAACTAAAGTTATCAATCAAAGCACAAAAAGCTATTCAAAAATACATTAAAGATATTAATAAAAATAAATCCCTTTAA
- a CDS encoding MAG4940 family membrane protein produces MKHTPGEALRTTFDATVFSFEIIAVFLLVFFVLAFKLIAIALKKDHNKLFLSTCLVFATALAFFLPYALASIGSKTSISVFLNPLIVFFRSVFIGFGKSGQASNNLTGSILLTGVPYILAGQLIGGILGFTAFSLFFYAFKKTNQHKIEYQFLNKITLRSFFNSTSELSMLGFSIKEFVFISALVIIMPFISSIDLGIYRFDQFGIILIELFVIWIILLFSSFFEYFSFHLFFPSLEIIFKTITFISLDQHLKQQELKNYLNQLFRFVIVLVFSFFIPMIIAFISILIKIQTGAVISVA; encoded by the coding sequence ATGAAACATACCCCAGGTGAAGCATTAAGAACAACTTTTGATGCTACAGTCTTTAGTTTTGAAATAATTGCTGTCTTTTTATTAGTATTTTTTGTTTTAGCTTTCAAACTAATTGCTATAGCTTTAAAAAAAGATCATAATAAATTATTTTTGTCAACATGTTTAGTGTTTGCAACAGCATTAGCATTCTTTTTACCTTATGCTTTAGCAAGTATAGGATCAAAAACAAGTATTTCAGTTTTTTTAAATCCTTTAATAGTCTTTTTTAGAAGCGTTTTTATCGGATTTGGTAAATCAGGCCAAGCTAGTAATAATTTAACAGGAAGTATTTTACTAACTGGAGTACCTTATATTTTAGCAGGTCAATTAATTGGTGGTATTTTAGGATTTACAGCTTTCAGTTTATTTTTTTATGCATTTAAAAAAACTAATCAACACAAAATAGAATACCAGTTTTTAAACAAAATAACTCTAAGATCATTTTTTAACTCAACTAGTGAGTTATCAATGCTAGGTTTTAGTATTAAAGAATTTGTTTTTATCAGTGCATTAGTAATAATTATGCCTTTTATTTCAAGCATTGATCTTGGTATTTATCGATTTGATCAATTTGGAATTATTTTAATTGAGCTATTTGTGATTTGAATAATACTATTATTCTCATCATTTTTTGAATACTTTTCATTTCACTTATTTTTTCCAAGTTTAGAAATCATTTTTAAAACTATTACATTTATATCATTAGACCAACATTTAAAACAACAAGAATTAAAAAACTATTTAAATCAACTTTTTAGATTTGTCATAGTACTAGTGTTTTCTTTTTTTATTCCGATGATCATCGCTTTTATTAGTATTTTAATAAAAATCCAAACTGGTGCTGTGATTTCAGTTGCATAA